CATTTACAAGCATGGGTGCGAACTGACAAAGATTTTTTGACAATTACACCACAATTGCTGCAATTTTGGCTTGTATATTGCGGAGGAACAGCAACTACAACAGTTCCAAACTTAGTTGCGAAATATTCTAACCATTGGCGAAATAGAGTCCAGCCCACATCATTAATGGACTTCGCAAGACAGTGATTTTTTACCATGTTCTTAACATTTAAGTTTTCATAGGCTACTAAACTGTTAAGCTTGCATACGCAGCGTCCTAGTCTCTTAGAATGCTCATTACGTTGCCTACTTACTCTTAAATGTTTTCGAGCATATCTCACTCTCGCTTTTCGTCTTTGGTTTTTACCTTTTTCTTTTTTGTAAATCTGTCTTTGAGCGTGTTTAATTGACTTTTCGGCTTTCCTCAAGAACCTGGGATTGGGTTCATGATGTCCATTGGAATCGGAGTAAAAATGCTCCAATCCCACATCTAGACCAATCTCACCATCACCTGTTCTTGGCTCAAGAGTCGCTTCTATATCCAAGCAGAATTGGACATAAAAACCATCTGCACGTTTAACAATTCTGACTCTCTTAATGGATTTAACTGGGTATGCATGAATATCCCACTTCCCCAATAACTTAAGCTCACCAATGCCTTTTTTATCAGTAAAGGTGATTCGTCTTTTAGTCTGATGTAAAGACCATCCACAGGTCTTATACTCAACTGAACGGTTATTTTTTTGAAACCGAGGATATCCCTTTTTACCTGATACCTTCTTTTTGCAGTTTTGATAGAACCTATCAATAGATGTCCACGCCCTTTCAGTTGCAGACTGACAAGCCATCGAGTTTAATTCCTCAACAAATTTAAACTCTTTACGCAGTGCTGTAGAGTAATTGTTTAAAGCTATTTTATTGATTTTGGACTCTCTAGGCGCATCCATCCAATAGCGGATAGCCTTGTTCCTAATGAATTGAGTTGTCAGAATAGCTTCCTCAATAGCAGTCGTCTGATTTTTATTTACTACTGCTTTGTACTCTAGTACTAGCACTGCTTTACCACCTCCTTGTTGATTTTGATCTACTCTAATTATAACAGTTATCAGTTAAATCCTTCATGGGACTGATAACTGATAACTGATAACTGATAACTGATAACTGTTTTAATCCCCCACCATACGCTGTCAGGACTGATAACTGATAACTGTTTTAAAACCCTCGCATTGGCGAATATGAAATAGCTCATTCCTCATACATCTGTCCTCTGTCTTGCCTGCGGCAAAAATTGATTACAGATGCAATCGTCAATCGCCGCCTTACATCCCCACCGTATAGACGGATGGGGTATTACGGCGTTCTGATAAAATTGCTGTTGTTGATTTCTGGTGGTGCTATGAATATTTCCTTTTCTTGCCAAAGTAAAGCAGATAAATGCACCACAGCCAGAATTATGGCAGCAACTGAAATAATATCACTGTGAATGGCGTAAAGGTGTTCAACAGTGACGGTGCTAATGGCTCCACCACCAGTCAGGATGTCTCGCAATTGCCCACCAATGAAAGGAATTGCTTCGATAGTTCCTAGCTCAATGCTAAAACGCCAGTATCCTAATTGATCCCAACCGAGAATCATTTCTGTCCAATCTAGCCCAATGACACTTAAGGTCAAGAAAATCCCACTGATCCAAGCGGTCAACCAACTTTTGCGAAATTGCCGACCTAAAAACATCACTACAACTTGTATCAGGGCGATCGCAATGACTGCGTTACCAGCAATATCATGGGTTTTGCGGAATAACCAGCCGTATGTTACCTCTGTATTAATCATTTTCAACGACTCATAAGCACCGCCTGCTGTGGGTTCGTAGTAAAACGACAGCAAAATGCCCGTAGTCACGTTAATCAAGCACAGGGTAAGAATCACTACAGATAATATCGTCGCCAGTCGCCGTAACATCCGCTCAAACTGGGTGCTTTGCATGGCTAACCCCTCTTTCCTTCGCGAAAAAATGTGTACTTTTATTACGATCTTAACTAAGAAATATTAATATTTCTCATAACTGACCACTCAGGTTAAAATTGGGCTGACGGTGAAACAGGCGACTTGAGCGAACATAGCTATATATTCAGATAGACGTGATTGCCTAAACTTGCAACTACCATAAGTTTCTGGTTCACTGGTGGAAATCATCAACACCAAAAGTGGTAATTTTTTTAAATCTCGTCATAAAGTGCAACTTTGAAGTACAATAGTGCGTCCTTGAAAAAGGAACCCCTAGAAAAAAGCAAATCTTGCTGTTTCGAGTCCCAGCATCGGAAGTTATTATTTTTAAGGGACCATCTACCGTCATAGTATCGTGCAAGATCATTATTAATAGTCAACCGCAACTGAGCTGAGTGAACGATAACAGTTATGTCTTACGTCTCCCTGCTGAAAAATATACCAGAAATCTTAAGCCAGCCAACTGGGATAGCAGCTATAGCATCTGTTGGTATCCACGGTGCTATGGCGTTGATTGTGCCTTTGATGCCTATAGACTCGAATCAAACCAAGGATTCAGCATCGAAAAAATCAGTCGGAGTGATGGAGTTAAGCCAAGCCGACCAACAGCGTCTGCCACAAGCACAAGCGGCAAACCCATCCCAATTTCCGCTACAATCGCAATTTCCGCCATCGCCAGGAACTAGCTTCAATCCGGGTGCTTTAACGGCTTTGCCTGTGTTACCACCACCACCACCAGGATCTAGCCAGCTGGTAGTACCTCCTATTCCCACATCTGGGGGGAACTATCGTATTTCTTCATT
The Gloeotrichia echinulata CP02 DNA segment above includes these coding regions:
- a CDS encoding transposase translates to MLVLEYKAVVNKNQTTAIEEAILTTQFIRNKAIRYWMDAPRESKINKIALNNYSTALRKEFKFVEELNSMACQSATERAWTSIDRFYQNCKKKVSGKKGYPRFQKNNRSVEYKTCGWSLHQTKRRITFTDKKGIGELKLLGKWDIHAYPVKSIKRVRIVKRADGFYVQFCLDIEATLEPRTGDGEIGLDVGLEHFYSDSNGHHEPNPRFLRKAEKSIKHAQRQIYKKEKGKNQRRKARVRYARKHLRVSRQRNEHSKRLGRCVCKLNSLVAYENLNVKNMVKNHCLAKSINDVGWTLFRQWLEYFATKFGTVVVAVPPQYTSQNCSNCGVIVKKSLSVRTHACKCGCVLQRDHNAALNILSLGKQTTGGHPGSNATGLATSTLLGETLVKQVARRNVESPPSLRDAARTRYS
- a CDS encoding cytochrome b N-terminal domain-containing protein → MQSTQFERMLRRLATILSVVILTLCLINVTTGILLSFYYEPTAGGAYESLKMINTEVTYGWLFRKTHDIAGNAVIAIALIQVVVMFLGRQFRKSWLTAWISGIFLTLSVIGLDWTEMILGWDQLGYWRFSIELGTIEAIPFIGGQLRDILTGGGAISTVTVEHLYAIHSDIISVAAIILAVVHLSALLWQEKEIFIAPPEINNSNFIRTP